A stretch of Malus sylvestris chromosome 11, drMalSylv7.2, whole genome shotgun sequence DNA encodes these proteins:
- the LOC126590912 gene encoding VQ motif-containing protein 4-like — protein sequence MEYTSSRPQEFREKPYSYSPINSPRTNNNGTATNASVCSSSSSSAVAAQIPTTPKVSTPRSDSNPYPTTFVQADSSNFKHVVQMLTGSSETVTHQSSPKPTTATHHHHHHQDPTILPPSNKNFNIPPIKTAPPKKQGFKLYERRSTNLKNTLMINTLIPNFQSASGFSPRHQEILSPSLLDFPSLTLSPVTPLNDDPFDKSAASPSLGNSSSEEDRAIAEKGFYLHPSPRATTTPRDQEPRLLPLFPVTSPRVSGSSS from the coding sequence ATGGAATACACAAGCTCAAGGCCTCAAGAATTCAGAGAGAAGCCCTATTCGTATTCCCCCATAAACTCGCCGAGAACCAACAACAATGGCACGGCCACCAACGCCAGCgtctgcagcagcagcagcagctcgGCGGTGGCGGCTCAAATCCCGACAACTCCGAAAGTCTCAACTCCCAGATCTGACTCCAATCCCTACCCGACAACCTTTGTCCAAGCTGACTCCTCGAACTTCAAACATGTTGTCCAAATGCTCACCGGCTCCTCGGAAACCGTCACTCACCAGTCCTCCCCTAAACCCACCACCgccacccaccaccaccaccatcatcaaGATCCAACAATTTTGCCACCctccaacaaaaacttcaacatcCCACCTATCAAAACCGCCCCACCAAAAAAACAGGGCTTCAAGCTCTACGAGCGGAGGAGTACCAATCTCAAAAACACCCTCATGATCAACACCCTCATCCCCAACTTCCAATCGGCTTCTGGGTTTTCGCCACGTCACCAGGAGATCCTGTCCCCGAGCTTGCTCGACTTCCCTTCCCTCACCCTCAGCCCAGTGACGCCGTTGAACGACGACCCCTTCGACAAGTCGGCGGCGTCGCCGTCACTGGGGAACTCTTCGTCGGAGGAGGACAGGGCGATTGCGGAGAAAGGGTTTTACTTGCACCCGTCGCCGAGAGCTACGACGACTCCGAGAGACCAAGAGCCGCGGCTTCTGCCTCTGTTTCCGGTCACGTCACCGAGAGTTTCTGGGTCTTCTTCTTGA